The genome window CAATACAAGGAAGAACTAGTTGTAGCTGTGTGCCACACCCTAGTTCAGTATCTCTTTACTCTTCaaatttgttaatgtttttttttcttcttccttttccttctttcttcttccctttccttctttcttgatgCCTCAGGTTTAGTAGTGGCACTCAAAGGCAATGTTTGCTACCAATAGAGCTCTACTAGTTTACTAGTAGTAATAGTTTACTAGTCCTCTCATCATGTCAAAAATCAGGTAATTTTAAAAGCCAGATGAAAGAAGACATTCTGTAAGTTCTATTATCCTTTGTAACACGTAACACCATGAAATCGGAATCACATTAAGCTCTGTGATAAAACTGTTGTTAAAGTATCtctaattactttaaatgtcaGTTTAATTccaaaaattatgttttactaCTTTCTGTTCTACTGGAACATAGTGGCAAATAGACAACTAAAAGACTCAAAGACTTACTTTATCTTTAAATAACGGTAACATTTTACTAAAAATGAATACTAAAAAGGAATTACACTACAGCAAAACTGGAAattacaaaaaacaaaggaaaactacTCCTAATATTTTAACCATATATATTATGGTTAACATCATACATAACATACATATGAAAGACCACTTCTATGAGGTGTTAATGTAGCATCTGGAAAACCTGGTGTCTCTAACAATTCAAATGAATTATCTGCCGCCCGAATGTTTCTAAAACAGTTTAATGGTAGAATCACAACCAAGCTGAAGCTTCACTGTTTTAATGGTTAGCATGTCAGAAATGTGATCTGGttcatgtaagaaaaaaaattctagacgTTTAAATAATTTAGATTACCTAGAATTTGTGTACTTTTATATTTACTAGTGAAATACAATGCTTAATTTTTATCTGCCAGTACTGCCGTGCTATATCTAAGATTAGTAAATGTATTTCAAGGAATCCCTAGAGACAAATGAAGTTAGGACCTGGAATGAAATaattaagtttcttttctttataaaattcatatttgaGAGGTTTGACTTAAAATCAATTACCTGTCAGATCCATTCCAACAACATTCAAATTTGTCAAATATGCAGTCATTTTCATACAGTGAACAGAGTTTACTTCTGAGGTATTCATGCACCtggggaaaaaatacaaatatactaCACTGAAATTAGGAAAATGATTTAACAAGtccgtatttttaaaaagaaaaaatgggcatatacagacacacaaacaaaCCTTTTAAACCTATTAATCTCAATCTTCTCAGTAACAATAAAGGCATTTTGTCCTTTTACAAAACACACAAGCCCTTCAGGGAGGCACATTTTCCTACTGGTATGACAAAGGAAAACTCCATTCTGGGCATGGCACACATAACCTTTATAAGCCTGAATAAAACATTCAGGCCAAAAACACTTGAAAATGGCACAGTTAAGAGACTAATAAAAGAACATTACAGCAATATCTCAATATCACTATTCTTGGCTTTCAGTCCATTAACTACTGATAACAACACTGAAACTGtgcctatttctttcttaaataccATTTTCTGGGCATAAATTTGACTGAAGCCTCTATTTCCAATTATAAATGCACATGTATCCATAGTGTAACCATGCCTTGGtttgatgataaattatatggttaTCCTGggcatatattattaaaaatttgatAGTATCATATATTACTTATACAATGTCAAAAGCAAACAAAGCTGTGCCTGTTTTTTGAATTATACAATTCTGTATTTACTAATGTCAAAAAAggataaactagaaataaatctcatatttaaaaagtagcctgagaaatatgacatatttaaacattaatattaattacaaagaaaagttCCCAAGTATTTCTTgtaactcaaaggaaaaaagaagtgtCTATATTTCACCCTCTTTTTTTAAGGAGCTACTTAACgagaaatgacagaaatgagTAGGTACTTTCTAAATGCTTAAAATTCTCTATTCTATATGAAACAATCTAAACTTATTTCAGTGTccattttaactttaaatatagCGGAATGATTCAGGCCATGTCTCTGTGACATCAAGTGAAAATCTGTAATACAGAGGAATAGCAACTCATGCGGGGTCAGGACCAAAACTGAGCAtgtaacacaaaaaaatcagtaagaaaaaaataccctTCAATCACACAAAACTTGGGAAGACGCTGGtacaaattcaataaaaataagttttatctaTATAAGATACGTTTGCCTATAATGTGACTACTTTTAATCACTCAAATTGATTATAGGTAGAAAAGTAGCAAATCAGGTAAAATTAGGTAGCTCATAATTTAGCAACATTTTAGAATGCATGTTACAGGGTTTCTCCCTATACATCAGTATGAAGCTAAGGTTCAAATCAATTCTTCTCAATGGGAATGAAATGGTGGTGAGGGTAACTAGGAGATGTATCAATCTTGGCAGTTACACAAACATAAGTCTTTTTTCAGTATACAcgagggattggttccaggaacccCAGGGATGCCCAAATCTGCAGTTAGCCCTGCGGAATCCACACATGAAGTTTTGGCTCTCCATATATTTGAGGGGTCTGCATCcctcaaatactgtattttcaaatgtgcattggttgaaaaaaacaaaaaaatctgttcGAGTGAACCCATGCAGTTCAAATCCGTGTTGCTCAATAGTGAACTGtattttgaaaagcaaagcaggattttgtctttttggcttttgtttcagtgcagtatttattttgaaatttcacatATCAAAAACAATCTTGGTTTATGTTTGTCAGAGGAtttaaaagtttgagaaacataCTTCCAAGTCTATTGAGAATATATAACATAAAGaaagtgtatatataaaatagagtTAAGTGATTTCAACACTGCAGTCTAGGGCCTAGTACAGGTTTGTGCTGGCCCTCACCCTGTTCCAGACTGTGTACTTCATTCTCTTTTGTTTGATGTAGTGGACACAGATAAATAGTAGTGGCTGGCTGATAAGAGAATCAAGAACTGATACCCAACAACGGATAGGCAACTCCTAAAGCCATCTGCTAAGGCTTTCAAGCCCTTCTCCTTTAGCTGAAGACAACAGTTATCTGCCAAAAGGCAGAACACCAGTCCATTTGACTTGGCACACCAAGTTTAATCTCTAGTTGAACTACTCCCACAACCTGAGCAGATGCACCTCTACTAGGACTGGTCATTTTTCCCAATCCTCTTCCTGCCCAGACCTTAATGAGGGGTGCTCTTCCTTTCTCACTTTAAATGTACATAgcggcaggaaaaaaaaatgtcaatacTGAACCAAATGGGTAAATCACACTTTAACTGCAAACTCAAGAGAAGACACAACCTATGTAAGTATACATACATTTAACATAAGGAAAAGCAACATACTCATAGATCTCTGAGGGAAAAGGCCTAATGGTGAACCAACACCATACAGGGATTAAAACCTAGTAACAAAATCCTTCTCTATAAACACTTCAAAGTAAACAGGGTATATGCtcattgaaagaaaaaactgcaaaTACCTGGTATGTTTCCACAGGCCTGTTTTCCATATTTAAGTCCCAAATTTTGACTGACAAATAGTCTCTAGTCATCATATATCGACCACTATGGCTGAATTTTACATCCGAAATAGAGGAGATGATTTCGGAAAAAAATGACCTGTTACTGGGATCTTCAGGTTCTTcaaacactaaaaacaaaacaaaacaacacaaaaagggCAAGGTGTACAATATTCTGGCTTGGACAAAGCATTTCCTAAACAACCATTCACAAACTCCCTACAAGTGAGGTAAAATACCAGGCTAataaagaactgaaaaacatCTCTCTGGCTAGTTTTCTCCTGAAAGCTTCTTAGGATAATTGAATATTGAAGTTGAAGATGTATAAGTATTCAGTATACTTCCAGTCATGACTACTTTAGAACCAGACTCACCTGGGACTTCTGACTTCAGTGCACCAGGTTTATTGGTATATTCCTGCAATATGCCTCACTCACTGCCTATATTCACCATGAGAAACACACCATCCTCGCCCATCCCAAATTCATaccaggattttattttctagtagccaggtaaaattattttgctaACAGGCATGTATCAATTTTCATGAGTTAATATTCAACAAGACAAGAATACTGTATCCTGAAGTTTTTAAAccaaagttgtttttgtttttttaaagccaagGAAACCTCTTCTCAGAAGAAATCTTCCTAGGAAGCTCAAAATAGGAAGGGAGGATGGGAAAGAAAGGAGCAGCTCTACTTGAACACAAGGTTAGAGAGCCCAACCACAAGTTACCAAAGAACAGCAGCATTCCACGAGAAATACATTCCTTGTCTATATTATCAACAGACATGCCCCCCAAGAGAGCTTGACTATACGTGCTTCCAGGGAATAACCTGGAAGGCCTCATGAGGAGGTAGGCAGATTACCAAGGGTACAAGTGGCTCTGGACACACAGGTTTAAGACTTGTAAACCTCTGTAATTGTACTTATCATATCTGAGGCTTATTTCAGACAAACAGAATATGTAATCATTTTAAGGAAAGATACAATAAACTTACATTTAGAATGTCTATCACAGAGGGCAGATGCCCTCATGTCACATAGCCGAATAGTTCCTTTACTGCTGCTGTATACAAATGTGTTACAGCTGTTTGGATGAAATTCTGCTGCTGTAATCACCTCTGTCAGCTCTTCCATATTGGCAGGCTTGATATCCACAATGTCTAGATAACATTTTATTAAGGAATTTCCACTTAGAAAAAAGGGCAAATATAATTCTACATTTCTCAAACCTAAAACCCATTCACGGACCTAAGCAAAAGTATTAATTCTGAATTGTACTCCACTGTTTTTATGAGTATAAATTCCAAAGGGATTAAAAcctttttttagacggagtctcactgtgtcacccagggtggagtacagtggcacaatctcgggtcactgtagcctccgactcccaggttcacgcgactctcctgcatcagcctcccgagaaactgggattacgggcgcacaccaccacacccagctaatttttaatctttttttctatttttggtagagacggtgtttcactatattgaccaggctggtctcgaactgctgacctcatgatctaccagcctcgcctcggcctcccaaagtcactgtgcccggcctcaatagAGTATTTTTATTGACCCAATCATGCATCATGACttgagtgaatttctttttctaatcttaatgagactatatatatatatatatatatatatatatttttttttttttttgagacagagtttcactcttgttgcccaggctggagtgtaatgacacaatctcagctcactgcaacctctgtctcccaggttgaagcagttctcctaACtcaactgagattataggcatgcgccaccacgcccagctaatgttttgtatttttagtagagatggggtttcaccatgttggccaggcaggttttGAACTACTGACTttaggtgacccacctgccttgacctcccaaagtgttgggattacaggctgagtcaCTGCGGTTGGCCGAGactatttttacaataaaaaattcaaacacaaTACTCCATAAATttgattagaagaaaaaaaaaattttttagagacagggtgttactctgtcatccaagctggagtgtagaAGCAAGATcaagctcactgtaaccttgaactcctggcctcaagtgatcttcccacctcagcctcccaaaccgctgggattacaggcatgagctaccatgcacAGACCtcacaaatttgatttttaaaaattcctatttcCATAGATACAAGACAAATTCCTTAAAATTCCattaatccaattttaaaataatacattatgcCCTTTATGTTTAGCAAATAACTTTTTCCAGTATTTCACTACtcatatacaaagaaaaagtaagttGCCATACGTATATGTATACAGACTATAAAAAGAAGGAATCACATTCATTAAGGAGAGATGAAATAAATCCAATATGGGCACAACATGCCTCTTCACCAAAcaccaaagaaaaccaaatggaTACTAAAACTCCTGTCTGTAATTTCCAGATGCCAAAGATTAATCCGCAAATCATCTGCAGATAAATATGTTTCATAATCACTATTAATAGAAATTGAGTTGATGTGATATGTATGAGCATTGGCAAATATTCTTCGTGGACTGGCCTCAACCATTAGATCCATAGGCCTAAAGACTGGCACCTGTCAataagacacatgaaaaaaagaagttacaaaagGTTCAGTTTCAAATAGCAATTAAGATTCACAAAActtcattattttagtttttgagaacataaaatagaacaatattACAtagatttagttttaaaaaggaactgatgttgatcctttcaaaatgctgaagaaaaatgaacaatgtGGATAATATATCTTCTTTTACTGGTAGCAATACTATTACAATTTGCAGTTCTTAGTTCCAATATTTTGCTTGAAAGACATGCcaagttaataaatgtttatggttCAAATTAAAGaggctaaaaaaaaattaacccataACATCTAACTTTGGGTATTTTTTAGCTACAACTAGAAGATTTGATCTATATCTACTTTTTTGatttccaaagaaaatttatCTTGAAACTTGACCTTGTAGTAGCTAACATGACAAACCAGAGATGAAGTCTGATGGCATAAAACACTGTCTTGTGTTTGAGTCCTGCTTCTGTCCCTGGCCAAAGTGAGACCTCTATGTAAGTCAGTTTCTATGTTTAAATGAGTTACTCAATATTCTACCTGATTACAGAATTATTGGGAAAGGGGAGACAGACTATAATTATTCCTATTCAAGCTCTGCTCAGGATTTGGGCTATATAATATGAATACAAACACTATCTGTGACATTTTATTCTTATGTACTTACTCGTAGTGTAGTAACTGTAGTAGGATCTCTATACCTTCCATCTTCCTCTTTCAGGTTATACCCTTCTGGTCTTTTGTCCCTTTCACtgattttccataattttattgttttatctgggaagaaaataaagcaagtccttaaaatAAAAGGGTAgtactgaagaagaaaaacattttaaggcatttaaaatatgctatttcaCATTTCATCTAAAAGGattccatggaaaaaaaaaaaaaacaaaaaccctaagcTGACTTACTAAAAAATTTCCTATTAACAGCtgaataccacacacacataaagtaCAAAGATCACAAATTTATACATTAGTGGCACTCATATAAATTCCATGTGATAGTCAAATCAAGTCACAGGTCTCTATCCCTATCCCTTAAAAGTAATTAAAGCTAGAGGGAAAAACTTGATATGCATGTGTGGTGTATGCAAACACATGTATGTCtgtacatacatgtacacatatacgcTCAGTATTGAATTTCGTATCAGGGTTCAGAAGTAGGAAATAGGGCCTGAAGAAAACTGATTAAAAGCATATATTCCCAAGTCCTTCAAGAAGAAACCAAATTCCTAGGTATCAAGGATATATAAAATGGcatctgtttaaaaacaaacttttgttttacaattaagtttagatttacagaaaagttacaagaatTGTAGTGTTCCATATATCCTTTACCCAGTTTCTTCTGTCAACATCTTACGCAACCGTGGTACGTGTGTCAAAACTAAGACATCAACTTTGTATATTACTATTAACTCAACTACAGACTTCATTTGGAGATTTAACCAGGTTTTCCACTAACAttccttttctgttccagaattgAAACAACACTGCATTTAGTCATCAAGTTTCCTCAGTCTCTCTGCCTTTACGTTTCTCAGGCTCTCCTTGTTTTTCTtgatcttgacagttttgagtATTGGCGGTGAGGTACTTTCTAGAAAGCATATCCCTCAACTGGATTTGCCTGCTGTTTCCTCATGATCAGATTGAGACCATGGGTTTTCAGGAAAAGAAcacagaggtgaagtgacttcTCACAGCACTGTTCAAGGGGATACAGCGGTATCAACATGACTTACAGCTGGTGGTGTTAACTTTGGTCATTTGGTTAAGACAATGTTTGCCAGGCTTCTCCACTATACAATGACTCTTTCACCCTTGCCATATTCTATTCTTTAGAAGTAAGTCACTAAATCCATCCTGTACTTAAAGGGAGAAGTAAGTTATACTCCCTGTAGGGAAGAGTATGTATCCATGTCTTATTTAGAATTCTCCTGCAGGAAGCATCCCTTCtctccatttatccattcaattGTTTATTTGTATCACTATAAGCTCATGCATGTTGATTTAAAACTGTTATAATCGTAAAATAACATTCTTATAGAAAAGTATCATATTCCTAATGATCTTTCATAAGCAAAATGGTATaacaaaattgtttaaaacagtatataaagccattttataaaaacagttaaaaacaaCTCAGAGAGATGCCAGTGACTCTAGCCTGGTAGTC of Papio anubis isolate 15944 unplaced genomic scaffold, Panubis1.0 scaffold284, whole genome shotgun sequence contains these proteins:
- the LOC101017040 gene encoding serine/threonine-protein phosphatase 2A 55 kDa regulatory subunit B alpha isoform, which codes for MDLMVEASPRRIFANAHTYHINSISINSDYETYLSADDLRINLWHLEITDRSFNIVDIKPANMEELTEVITAAEFHPNSCNTFVYSSSKGTIRLCDMRASALCDRHSKLFEEPEDPSNRSFFSEIISSISDVKFSHSGRYMMTRDYLSVKIWDLNMENRPVETYQVHEYLRSKLCSLYENDCIFDKFECCWNGSDSVVMTGSYNNFFRMFDRNTKRDITLEASRENNKPRTVLKPRKVCASGKRKKDEISVDSLDFNKKILHTAWHPKENIIAVATTNNLYIFQDKVN